A genomic segment from Athene noctua unplaced genomic scaffold, bAthNoc1.hap1.1 HAP1_HAP1_scaffold_34, whole genome shotgun sequence encodes:
- the LOC141974175 gene encoding olfactory receptor 14J1-like — MSNGSSVTGFLLLAFADRRELQLLHFWLFLGISLAALLGNGLIITAIACDHRLHTPMYFFLLNLSLLDLGSLSTTLPKAMANSLWDNRHISYLGCAAQVFFLVFFFGAEFSLLTIMAYDRYVAICNPLHYGTLLGSRACAHMAAAAWGSGFLYALLHTASTFSLPLCKGNTLGQFFCEIPQILKLSCSHSYLREVGLIVVSVCLVFGCFVFIVVSYVQIFRAVLRIPSEQGRHKAFSTCLPHLAVVSLFVSTVMVSYLKPPSVSSPALDLVVSFLYSVVPPTLNPVIYSMRNQDLTDALRKLVARWYSEAINCSSSS; from the coding sequence atgtccaacggcagctccgtcaccgggttcctcctcctggcattcgcagacagacgggagctgcagctcctgcacttctggctcttcctgggcatctccctggctgccctcctgggcaacggcctcatcatcaccgccatcgcctgtgaccaccgcctgcacacccccatgtacttcttcctcctcaacctctccctcctcgacctgggctccctctccaccactctccccaaagccatggccaactccctctgggacaacaggcacatctcctacctCGGATGTGCTGCCCAGGTCTTTTTCTTGGTCTTCTTTTTtggagcagagttttctctcctcaccatcatggcctacgaccgctacgttgccatctgcaaccccctgcactacgggaccctcctgggcagcagagcttgtgcccacatggcagcagctgcctggggctctgggTTTCTCTATGCTCTGCTGCACACAGccagcacattttcactgccactctgcaaaggcaacaccctgggccagttcttctgtgaaatcccccagatcctcaagctctcctgctcacactcctacctcagggaagttgggcttatcgtGGTTAGTGTCTGTTtagtttttgggtgttttgttttcattgtggtgtcctatgtgcagatcttcagggccgtgctgaggatcccctctgagcagggacggcacaaagccttttccacgtgcctccctcacctggccgtggtctccctctttgtcaGCACTGTCATGGTTTCCTACCTGAAGCCCCCCTCTGtctcttccccagccctggacctggtggtgtcatttctgtactcggtggtgcccccaacactgaaccccgtcatctacagcatgaggaaccaggatcTCACtgatgccctgaggaaactggtaGCCAGATGGTATTCTGAAGCAATAAACTGCTCATCTTCTTCATAG